TTTTGTTCTGtgtgcaaatcaaacaaacctaATAAGATGCATATTAGTGAGAAAGTTAGCCAGTAGctggctgtagcttcatattttgACACGAGGCAGGTATCGATCCCTTAAATCTGCtctcaggtttttcttttttggcttaataaatcattaatttTCCCCATAAACATAATGATGACCTATAGTAACGTTCAGCGAGATCTCATTACCAGAGATATGAAGAGTGTGATGCATTTACCCATGAGcaacacacactatatataaGTAAATCTTGACAATAACATTTTGGTATCCATCCATCCCAACACAGATCTTCATCAGTCACAACATGCACCATGTGTCATTaaccctccccctcctccaatCACGCAGCGATGGAATAAAACCAGAGGGCACTCCAACATCACACCACCTCTGCAATATTCATGCCGCTTGTGCTTGGCTACTGAACTGAGGGCAGGAGCTCAAAGGGATGAGGAGAGTGGAGTTAGAGTGAGGTGTGTTAAGGGGGCCCGAGTGGAGCTCAGCGTGGTGATTACTGGAGCTCCTAATTTGAGTAATGAGGCTGGGGTGAGAGGAGAAGTGAGGTCCGTGAGCGAAAGAAAGAGCGACGTGAGGGGAATGATGAGAGGAGAGTTATGGGTGATCCGTGTGAGGACACGGCGTTGGAGCTGCGAGGAAAGAACGGGGGAGACGAGGAAGCAAGTCAGTCCTCTGGTCTGGGCATTGAAACGCACACCGGCACAAGCAGAGACACGTGAACTCTAACATCACTTTTCTCGCCTCATCTGCTGTAATCCACGtgggatgttgtttttttttgttgtggttgttttttttttttttggagggggtaTATATCTAAATCCCAGTGAGACGAGGGCTGTGTATTTACTTATTCCAGCTTCCTTTTAATGGAGCGTGCAGTGCGTGGAAATGAAAGGTCTCGCCAAAGGCTAACCCTTAATGCCAGATACACAGCCAGAGACGTTCACACAAAATGGAACGGTTTCTTCAGAAGCACATATACGGATAGACCCACGCAGCCACGTAAACACTTGTGGCCAAGGGTGACCTCTGCTATTACAGGAGACTATCAGACGACTAAAGGGTTGTTAGGCCATGAAGTCAAAGGTCTACAGCCTCCCCCGACTGGGGACTGGCGCTGCATAAGAAGAGCAGACACACGTAAACGATACAAATTCACAAATgctaaatgtaataaatgcacACAAACTTGTTGAACAGCCCTACAATCCCCCACGCACCAATCCATTTCCTGATTGCAACTAACATGTGCGCTGACATGCTGCTTGTAAGCAGAAAGGACCACTTGGAAACGTTTCCCCCTCCCCCACTTTCGTCCTCTGGCCATACGACGACGACAAACTCTGTAATTTGTGAGACAGAAGGGGAGGCAGACAGCTGATGGTGAGGATGGCTAATTAAGAGACCTGCCCAAGCATCAAACACTCCCAAATCCATGACAGACGACGGAGGAGCCTAGCGATTATGGAAATGATATTACATAGCCTTCTTTGATCATTGCATCACATTGCATTTTTCCCCATCATCTCTTAACGCATGTGGGACTCTGTCATGTTCAGCAATGAATTTGGTCACAGAGGAGTATGGCCTGATCAATAAAGATAGTCTGAAAACACTTTTATCATTAATGCTAGGCAGCACAAAGACTTAAGGATATTATTATAGATAGCTGTAACTGACTCAAGGATACTGTAAAACGCCATGAGAAAAATGTCACGTTCAGTTTGACATAATGAATTAGTGCCATGGGGGAATAAACAGTTCCCTGAATAATTAAGACGTATCCTTGCAAAAGGTTTCAATGTCCACAGGACAATGTCCTGGAATCTGTCACAGGGGACAACAGAAAGTAACACATCCtcttaaaaagctaaaacatgtCTGGTTGCTCACTTCAGCAAAGCACACTTGTGACTGCAGGCTTTCAGGTCCCATCTCACGTTCAACTGTTTCATGTGAGGAATCCGATTGGACCTGACAAAGTCCCATTTAAACTGTAATAATGTCCACAAAATAGAATTATAGCCAATCAGCAGCGTTGTTCCTTTTAACGTCCACCGCTTTGGACTTAAAGGACTgacacaactaaaacaaagtaaaccgccatttttttttagagcagtCGAATTACATTGCGATAGTTCAGAGGCAAACCAAAGTTTCTTAGCTGTGCCCTGAACTTCAGCATTATTTCCGTCTCCTGCTGCCCGTGTGATTGCAGCTGAACAAAAGCCTTCCGACACTTTTCATCCCTGGTGATCCTCGCGCATTTGAAACACAATTAAACCATTCTCAAAGTTGCAGTGTCGACCTGACTGCAGAGGGATCTTCTTTTCAAACACCCCAACGCCGTTCAGCATTTAACCATCTCACTGAGCTGCCACTCAATCTGGGGTCGCCATGgggatgtgtatgtgtgtgtgtgatggggggggggggtatcaGCCCCACTACTCTAACCTCCCCGCATGGTAGCAAAGATGGCGAAGCAGAAATCAAAGGCAACGAGTCTCAGGGCTGGAAACCGGAGCACAATGCAATATTGATGGCCACCAGAGTGCACAGACACACCAGCAACACCTCTCAGATGGAGCACTTACGGCTCATGGCACAGGGCTCAGAGCTGATTGACAcgtttgacacacacacgcacacagtcgCACGTGATGGGCTGCACACACAGGGGGTCGCCTTTGTTTAACTATGCACAGTCTTTAAGGAGCGACGACTGCAATCCCTGCATCGCGTCCTCTGCTTGTTGCAAGCATCTGGCATAAAACGGCTGTGAAGCTCCAACTCTTTCTAATTCTCCGAGCCATCTGCCAGCTTCTTTAGGAGTCTCGAGTGGCGAAAAAACACTCAGACGGAATTCGAAACTTGCAGCAAATGATCGCGTGGCTGTGATTGAGCTCCCCGCTACAAAAGGACACTTTAAAACCGTCTTCGGGCACCATGAGTCACGGACACTTTTAGTTCAGGTGATCCTTGTGGGGATGCAACGCTTAACCCTGGCAGAGTAAATACACACCGCACTGCAACGCGGAACAGAGGTGTTCTGGGTCAAGCCTCAAAGGGTCTGAGAGTAAATCAGACTAAACTGAACAGTCTTGAGCACATGAGGATCTCACACCAAATGAATCATTCAGTAACCTTTTCTTACTCATTTCTGGCCAGTAGTTTCTGCCTTGTGATGGCGCAACACAACTATGAGAATTTCCTCATGTACTGCGCTAAAGTAAAAAATTtaagatttaacattttatactCTTATAAAACTACGATAACGTGTGATTCATAGATATGTAGCTTAAACTAGCTTTCAGTGAATAAAACAGATAATACTGGTTATCTATATAACAATCAAATATAAGACGCTGTTCAACATTTTGTGCGCTTTTACTTTCTATATTTCACAAGCTCATTTAGTTGTAAATACATCTTTCCCTTCTGAATAGAGTTTTTCGTATATGAACATATATTCACGTTGTAGCATTTACCCTTCTTTACACATTATTTGTGTGAAGGGTAACTGATTTACGTTTACACATGTTAAACAGCTCAAATGTGACGGGACGAAGgatgtttaatgaaaaatatttaaaactgtgcGAGTGCACGCACTCTTTTCTGCTTCAATTCTGAATTTGcattatctgaaaaaaaaacattattttctctgtctAAGTATGTCACTATTTAGGCTGAGTCCGTTTTGGAAAGATCAACTCCAAAATACCTAAACAGACTCTTTCCAACAATCACATTTTTTGAATAGATATTTCTGAAGCTGTCGGCAGGCGGAACTGTCCCGTTTTTATCCCGTCCACGCTGCAGATTAATGAGCTTCCTGTTGAGCCTGGTGTTGAGCTCTACCCAAAGAGCCACACGGGGAATTGCGGGGACCCCAAACCACAGCGGTCTTAACGTCTTACTCTGCCACTCAGGCTGCTGAGGAGCCTGGTTGAGGTGTTTGTGTGGCCTTGTCTGCTCTGATGAGCTGTGCTTTCTCTCAGCCGGCGCACGATTGATGGAGTGGCAGTGTGACATGTAAGAGAGTGTTGCGACGTGTTGCGTTCCCCCGCCCGGGCAACAGAGGGACAGGGGGCCCTTCTCTACGACTGCCTCCGCTGTCACGTTGATGAAGGACGGATTGGCTCTGGCCTGATCTGAGTGCTTCATCATGGTGATGTATGGAGCGGCGGGCCCAGCTCCAGCTCTGGgacgcatgtgtgtgcgtgtgtgtgtgtgtgtatacacctCTGCGCGGCTCTTTGGCTAAATGTTTTCCCTCCGTTTAATGCCTGTGTTGCTCTCTGTTCCTCTCAGCTGGATCTACATCACAGCGCAGGTGGTTCGCATTATTCCCAAAATTCCATTCATGACTTCATGGAGAATCATTCGCCAAGGTggagttgtttattttcattctcttACATTTGAATACACAAGATAAAGAGAGCTAAAGAACGGACTAAGAATACAATAAACATTATATTGTTTCACTTTTCCTTCCAGTGTATTCTCTGCTGCAAGAAGTTAGCATTGTTACATTTCTAACTATAAACAGGATGATATAATATTGTTTGACTCTGAAGTACCTCCAATTGTATCGACCTCAGGGATGTTACTTTATCTTAAAGcaaatgaaaactgaatcaCAAACTAGGTAGCTGCACTTAATGTGCAGTAAAGTATAAAGAAATCTGATGTTATCACACTGTGACCAAAGTATCACAAGGTCCAGCAGTTTCCAGCCCAGGGCAAGACAGCAAGAGCACCTTAGCTTCAATGAAATCTACATGGAGCTGACATAtaataaactgaaaacagcaCACGTTTGAAATGTGTTCAAATATCCATCTTGTTCCTTTTTGTCAAAACCCCATCCAGCGatacagtaaatatatttcaaacaaGCCCTGTCAACACCctgcccccacctccccccctctcccctagtctgtctctctgtgggGCAGGGCGTGGTGCCGAATGCGTTCCCCAGGGTTGGGGTCCGGGCCTGAAATCAGATCAGAGGCTTATTGTCTGGCAGGTAAGACGAGGATTATTTTCCTAACCTTCTCATACCTTCACGCAACAATGAGACGGGACATAATGAGTAAGTTGTTTAGAAAAATCTCCCCTTACACCGAAAAACACCTCCATCTGCTTTTTGTGTCCTCATCTACATCGACTCAATGAGCCGGGCCCTTCCTTCCCCTGTGCGCGcatatgtgtgtgcacgtgcttttgattattttttcaacaGAATGCTGCGTATCTGTGTTTTAAAGGGGCCGTCGTGAGGGGGGGGCAGGgtgagataaaacaaaaaaagggacGCCGCCGCGCGACGCCGCCCTAACCGAGGGGCACCATACTGTGAGAAAAGAGGGAGCACTGCTCACAGGAAACCTTGAAGGTCCAGCTCCTCTTGCTGTTAGCGGTTTGTCTGAAAAGAGGATTTCAGCTCACCTCGCCTTGGGAGGAAACAGcctaataaaaactaaaccatAAAGACTCTTTCAGATTGCATTAGTCAGACGTGCTCACATCCTGTAACCAGTCTCACTGGTAAACAGAGTGGGAAAATGTTGTGTTAGTTGATGCGGCCAATTAATTATATTGTAAGTCatttaaaaatctataaaaGAAGTATAAACCGGTTTAGGCTGTTTGAGAAATTGTAAGTATGGTATTAAAAAATGCAATACGTGTATTTCAATTGCCTTGAGCGGTGTTATATTggagtctttttaaaaaaaagtagctgtGTCTTAAAAAGGAGTAAAGCGTAAATTATGCATATcatttcccccccccctttccattcttcttcttcattttttcgCAAGAAAACATGGCCGCAGTCCACACGTGCTGTGTCGCGctccctccactctcctccCTGGAGGTGGTCTCTCGCGCTGgcgagaaggaggtggaggtgtcaGAGTGCACAAGCCTGCCTGGGAGAGGCTCTCTCCGGGTGCTGCAGGGGTGAAGGCTCCTCTGTGTGCTGGTTTGTTCATGGCTGAGGGCACTCAAGTGTGTTATATCGAGCCTGTGGTGTGAGACTGTTATATTTCCCCCCGTTCTCCCTCTTCCAGGCCTTGCTGTGTACCGCAACTGTAAAACTAGTTTTCTGAAGTTGTCCTTAACATTTTACTACTTTACTCCAGACCATGATAGAGAACTTATTTGAAAATGATACTGTAAATCGAAAGTATCTGAGGCAATAAGAACACTGTATTAATTTGTTGCATCGGCTATGATTACAAAAAAGAATATGCTTATATGCCAGTAAACAACTTCACACACAGTATACACCTGTGCACTCCAGCTATTATCACAATTAGTGACAATAAGATGTTATTtctgaggcacaatgaaatataaatgaccACAGATCAACCCGACTGCCTTGAAATGCGTTTTAGATTCCAGCTTTACTCATTGAAGAAAAGGTGAAACAAAAGCATCCAATTAAAGTACGGGCTGACACAGGAATGACAGTACGACAGCCTCCCGTCCTTCAGAAGATGCTACCGCGGTGATACACAGTGGCCAACAAAGCCCCGGCTGAACACTACAAATGCCAGCCGGGTGTTGAAACGTGTTTGAAAATCTTGATGGCTGGTGATGAAGTTGCTTGCTCAGCAGAAGCCCtcgctgaataaataaatgtgaaaaacgGGTTTCTGCAGTCACGCTGCCCGTCTCGTAGCAAAGTTTGTTTGATTCTTTGTGGGACCTGCAGGCCTTGCTGCGTACCGCAACTGTaaatctaaccctaaccctaaccctaacccataaAACACCCACAGCGCCAAATTCAGTTCTAACAGATGCAACACTCTGCGTCTAGACAATATGTATATAGAGGGTTCCCCTGCATGGGAGCTAGACAAACAGATGAGCAACTAaaatagagattttttttaaaaagtcattagtaaattttgtattttctcagtTCATCTAAAAGCTATTTGCAGTTTATCGTTTTGCATTTGGTCTCTTCTTACGGGCTTTGTTAGTGTGAAATTCATCGCCAAACCCTCAGACTTGCCCTGAGTTGAATCTTATCCTGATAATCTCAACACTCAGGACGACTCTGTTTGCCTTGAGCACAAGAAGCCCTTTCCACCTTAACTACAGAGAGAATGACGTTGTTCTCCCATATTCATGGAACCATGGCATGTGCTTCCCACAGCTAGAGACTGTTTATGGGCTCTATAAGTTAAATCCAGCAAATGTTCAAACTTGTGGTCTTAAAAAACGGAGCCTGCCACCTTTATTACAGTGTGGTTTCAGAAAGACTTTGGCTGAGCTCTAACTAAGAAAATTTAATGTAATGAAATACATTTCTTGAATACTCAATAGGCCTAAAATGGTATGAATTCCAAGTGTCCGTATTATTGAaatcactgttgttgttttttaaatactggCTGCTGCTGATATCATGAAGTTTAATCAAAGCTAAGCTAAAGAATTGACATTCAGTATAAATATGATTCAATATGATttgaacaaaaaagaagaaggaaaatgtttgtttccctTATTGTCTTTCAAGGCAGGAAGATTTTACATTTCTTCCTGCATAAGGAATGATAACCAAGCATGGAAGCCTTTCTAAGCACTCGCCGATcaagctgcaacaaacaaaGGTCAAGTGTTCTGGTGTGTTACCTGGACTGAGTTGAGCCTGCAGTAGCCATTGAGGGGGAAGCGGATGACGTGTGTTGGGTCCTGGTTCCAGCCAGCGTTGACTGAGTTACACATAACGTCTCCCGTCTCGGGGAAGATCTCTTCTATCAGGACCTTCTCCCCGCTCAGGGCGATCCTTTCGCCCAGGTCGGGTGTGACTCGGACCACAAGGCAGTCACAGGGCTGCGCCATCCGCCGCTGCTCGCGCTCCTGCTTCCAGCGCTCGAGCTCCTTGATCATTGGTGTCAGCTGGTAATAGCGTGCCTCCTCGTACAGCAGGTGGAAGTCCTGCACAGGCAGATGAACATGAAGATGAGAGGAATGAGTTTTCATGTGTGCCACAGTCCTCTTGGCTATACGTGTGACTAACACACTGTGACTTTCGCTACATTACATCCCATCACCAAGGTCATGGAGACGAAACCCTGCACATATATAGGGTTGTGCAACATTAAGATGATAGTAGTGGGTGTATTTGTGGAGGGATCCTTATGTCTTCCCCATAGCAACTAATGATAAAGTGTCCTTGGGAAAGACACTTATCTGGAATTACTTATCTGGTTGTATCTGCACTTTGACACTTCTACAATATGAAACACCAACTTTGTGGAATAGAGGTGATCAAGAAGACACTGTTTCTTTTGGCTATCCATTATATTACAGCAATGTAGCTGCTAATTAGTCTTTCGTCATGGTAAGGTAATCGGAATAAGAATCGGGCCCATACTCCTTACGTATCTGTCAAAACAAGACCTTTGTTTGTTCTTGTGAAATcttattttttccacataaTACACCTTCAGGACATCAGTAATCAATAAACCAAGATCAGTGATGGCCTCTGACCAGCAGGACGACACTCTGGATAAACAAAGCACAACCGTGCTGCAGCTCTCCTCCACAGTAGCTCTTGGCAGAGTTAAGCTAGCCTTTAGCATGTTTTAGTCAGCTGACTCCAGAAAGACCGTCAGAAGGCTCCAGTGAAGTGGGATGGTGCATTCCTGTGTGCAGACAGTCTGCAGCAGATTGCCTGCCTCTCCCTCCCGGGCAGGGCTTGCTGGGGGCCATTTGCCCCTGCGCTCTTGCCTCTAATTTCCCAAAAGACCAGATGGCACCATCATTCACCGCTACCATAGAATATAAGGGGGGGGCGGAGGTTCGCTATTGGAGGCAGACGGGAGGTGAGGAAAAGATATGTGCAAGTGAACATGAGGACAGTCATCAGCCAAGGAGGTTTTTAATGTATTCCTCACATGGAGGGAGTTTTATGTTAATGAGGCTTGTGGCCTAATGTTAAGCTCCTATTAGAACAAGATTTAATTAGGTTAGACCTAAAAGCTGCAAATCTTTCTGCTAAACAATTAGTAATTAATAAATCTGTGTTCTGATTAGTGTTTCCCAGTGACAAAGAATGACAGCTTAATTTAATCGTTTATGAATCACTGACATTGTTTATTCTCACGTGATGCACATGTTCGCTACCTCCTGGCTACAGCTAATGTTAGTGCACGGGCACTGAATttgcatttgcatatttaatagATTTGGGGAGAGGCTGGCGCTCTCGGTACAGGACAAAGTAGAAACACTTTTGAAAAGTGAGACTATTTGTTTGGGTTGCGTAAACAACATATGTTTCATATAGTGTGCATCACTAGTCCTGATCTACAAAGAGTTCTCCCCTTTCCGTTCACTGCAGGGCACAAAAATGGAGCATGACAGCAACCAGCATATTCATTAaccctgctgcttttgtcaaaCTCTTTAGCCTTAAAAGGCCTCCCTCACTGTTCCACCCTTCATCTAATCTGTGCCTTCATCTGAGGCATGTGAACGACACCCAAATACAACTCCATCTGGACGGGGAGCATTGACGCAACACATCTTAAGCTGGCGGTCTAATATTTAAGATTTGGGAATGTGAAAGAGGGGATGGCGGcccttttccctccttcttttctctctttctccctgtcttttttttctgctggccTTCTTGCTGCAGCTGACAAAACTCATACTGAGACGCTGCGCTTCAGGCAGCTCTCTGTATCAAAGTGTAGCTCCTCATCCTTCACAGGTCTGAAGCCATGGATGGATATGTTTTTAACAGGGGTCTGTCTGCGAGGCACTTTAGTCATCCTGAGCAGCGCAGAAAACAACAGAGTAATCCTAAGCGCTGAGGTGAGGATGAGAGGGAGACAGGGCCAACAGCTCCGTCCTGGCTGCTAaagctgctgctactgctgccaGCTCTACGAGACAATTCATCCCCCAATCCTATGTCCAGACAGCCCGTTTGAGCTTCAAAATAATGATCCGACCTGATCGCCCACCGGCAAGGCAACATTTCAgggaaggacagagggaggcagagacacagaaagacaggaagtagaagcaAATGATGGAAAATGTCACTATGAGGGAATCGGAGGACTGATACAGACCCACGCGTTTTGGACAAAAAGTGATTAAAGCCACACAAGCAGCGGTTCACAGGTAGTTGATTAAACAAACCGCAGGAGAAAAATCCAGCCAGGTCTCATCTAATCCCGGCATTTGATGCACGGAACAGAAGGAATTGATTTAAAGTGCCATACTAAAGCCTGAATAATTCGACACAGAAACCTCTAACTCTCACCGGTTTATGCCCTCAATATGACTGAGCATTGCTTACACTCTCGTGATTAATTGTACTTTGAATAATGAGATGAAGGAGGATATTAATAGTGAATATTTTGTTCCACCGATGTAGGCTGAAAAATTTTCCTATTCTGCTCAGACTTTCACATTGATTTAGCAAAACACACAGCGCCGTGGCTGCCAGCAGCAGAACAGACCCAGCCCTGGGGCGACGGCAAGCCTGATTGTGTTCAGATAAGGACATGCTCAATTCTGCCTCGcactatttgcatttttttttttttttttccctccccggCTTCACGCAAATTGAAAGGTATGCAGATCAACACAGGCTTATGCGAGGGGATCGTAATGAGTTGAAACAATGAAGTCCAATGCTTTCTCTTCAGCTGCGGTGCCTGATTGGACTGTCAAGACTTCACAGAAAGGTGGGGGAGGACCATGAATAAGAAGGGAAAAACTAATCGGTACTGAGTCAGACCATCATTTGCCAAAATATGCGAGGCTTTCATGTCATGTTCTGTTGTCTGAGGTTTGGCTCTTGTTCAGACTATCCGTGGGGCCCGGAGAGTTAGCCCCGGGCTTCGAATGGCTTGGTCTTGTTACCTTGTAGAGAATGATGAACAAGCACCAGCCCTGTGAAAAGGTCACGCAAGTTAAGGTGGAGTAGAAGCAAAGACTAGAATACACCTAGGAAGCAGGATCACTGAATAAAAACCTTGAGACGGATTGAGCTGTAGGCAGACTGTATAATCATTCTGACAAAGCCAAATATGGTCATGTGggtactttttatttattttttttatattagaGTATGAAATGAGCGCGTTTGATGTGGAAGAGTCCATGTGTAGTGATGAACCCGCAAAGAATTGTCCCCCAACTTCCTCCAACTGTACAAGGCGTTTTAGTCTCTTTCAGCTTGTTTCTGATGTGTTATTCTAAGCTACTGTTTTGCTGCTGTCTGACGACTACCGTTACTGCTATCAGGCCAGAAACAAGCAGCAGACAGAGAACACAGATATTTTAGGTGAAATGTGGAAGACAACTGTCTCTTTGTCTTACACATTTTGCATCAACTTTATACACGTTGACCTCAGAAGCTGCACAAACAACAAGATTTTACATCATGCAAAACACTATTTGACATTGAACTGGGCAGCGTTCGCTTCGTCGCCATGAACTTGCGCTTCATTTAATATGGCACGATAGCAGACATAAATGTATGGTATATGTTTTCACAGATAATAGACTTATTCTATGCAGACGCTGACCCAGGAGCCAGATGTGCGCTGCCTCATTAATCTAATATGGGCCGAAGCAGATTCACTGGCTCACATGGAGTAAAGGCCATGTGCACAGACGCATGCATACATGCCTGATAGAGATCATATTTCCAAGAATTAGAAGTTTCTTTGTGCGTCGGCGCTGGTCGTCAGGACGCAGCTGAGCAGAGGGGCGTACAGGGTTATTCACCTAGGCTCACCTCTGCAGAAACTActctgagagaaaaaacaacagctcaggGCTTTGGCACTCACATCACCAGGCCATGCTCCAGTTAGCCAGTTAGGATTTTACTTCTCTGCCGGTGTATGTACACCAGCTAagtcatgtttctttttgttcctctcCGTCGTTTCTTAATTACTGCTTATGCTCATGCTACACGTAATTATTGCGTTGAATGGGACGACGGTGAGTCGTCAATAGGGATTTTGAAAACGCAACCTTAGCTCTGTTGTGGCACTAGGCCTATTTTGAAAATATGCATGAGAGAACGGGTAAACATGAATTTTTACCAAATATGTCAGACAGATTAACATACAACTTGTGCTGCCCTTGTACACAGAGTGTGGTATGCCGTGGTGCAGATATGTACCTTGAAGTCATCTGGAAGGAGCAATTTGCTGGTCCTGAGGAAACTGAGAATGTAGCGGAATATCTCGCCGTCCCGATCTATGAAGTAGTGCTGCTTCAAGCTGTCCAACACGATGGGCTCGGTGCCATTGAACAGACGACTGATTCTGAAaattgaaacacacacacacacacacgcacgcatgcacacaggcagccgcacacacaaacacaagcacataatGGAATGAGCCAGCTTCCTTCAAATGCATGAAACAATTAccctccatttatttttcaattttattaGCACTAAGCTTGAAATGCATTAGCATCCCAGGTTGAAACAAGGGGCTTAAGGCACAGTTCCTCCATTCCAGACTTGTTTGAAGTGTCTCTTCTGCAGAGAgattacaacaacacacacgctTGCTGCTTGTACTTACAGAAATTAATGGCATGAATGTAGCATTACAGCTCTATTATTCCATCTGTCAGAGGGGCGGAAATGAAACAGAGGTAGGAAATGGCGAAGGGCCAAATATTAATGTGAGGAGAATATGCGGAAAAAGatgttttacttttacagtTTGGCTTCCTTTTTGGTTTTGGAGGAATTTGGACAGGTGCACTACTACTGTATACCATGCAGTTTGTATTTAATGCACTTTGTAATGCTTTGCAATAATATCCTTCACACGCTGTATGTTGTTTATGTGAGACAGTCTTAGAACATAATTCTGTAGTAATAATGGCAGGTTCCTTTGCCAAATAGGACAAGAGGTAATCACCGTGTTTAATGCTATACGTTTCTGGGTTCCTACTTGAGCCATTAATGACTTGGACGCGATGCACAATCCTGATCTCAGTAAGTGGAACTGAACCACCGCTAAAAATGAAGTCCACATGTTGGACTTTAAAGGCATACATTTATTGTCAGGATCAATTTTTGTAAGAAAAACCTGGCCACATTCCGTTAACGTACGCTGcttttcagtttagtttctccTACATGAGCGTCAAATGCATTGGTTAGATGAACTGGATGCACACTAAGCTCGCAGGACATCCTGAGAGCATATTTGTTTCATACCTAAAGGTTTCATAATGTAGAAGAAAACTGCTTCTGAGATCCGGAAAATAACAGCATCTTAAATTATGAATAGTGTTTTCCTGTTAAGTATCACCATAATTAACTAAATCAGTAATTAGATGTATGAATTTAAGCTTTCGCCAAACATTGACGAGACGCTGGCGTAATAATAAGACACTTGTTGCTGCTTTGCGTCCCACGGTTAACCCCTTCCACTAGTGCGCCGCAAGAT
The sequence above is drawn from the Mugil cephalus isolate CIBA_MC_2020 chromosome 3, CIBA_Mcephalus_1.1, whole genome shotgun sequence genome and encodes:
- the LOC125005148 gene encoding BTB/POZ domain-containing protein kctd15 isoform X1, coding for MWESHGYRRWDSPEGRSMSRLSLTRSPVSPLAAQGIPLPAQLTKANAPVHIDVGGHMYTSSLATLTKYPDSRISRLFNGTEPIVLDSLKQHYFIDRDGEIFRYILSFLRTSKLLLPDDFKDFHLLYEEARYYQLTPMIKELERWKQEREQRRMAQPCDCLVVRVTPDLGERIALSGEKVLIEEIFPETGDVMCNSVNAGWNQDPTHVIRFPLNGYCRLNSVQVLERLFQKGFSVAASCGGGVDSSQFSEYVLCREDRRSLSINTPIRIKQEPLD
- the LOC125005148 gene encoding BTB/POZ domain-containing protein kctd15 isoform X2, yielding MFETEGRSMSRLSLTRSPVSPLAAQGIPLPAQLTKANAPVHIDVGGHMYTSSLATLTKYPDSRISRLFNGTEPIVLDSLKQHYFIDRDGEIFRYILSFLRTSKLLLPDDFKDFHLLYEEARYYQLTPMIKELERWKQEREQRRMAQPCDCLVVRVTPDLGERIALSGEKVLIEEIFPETGDVMCNSVNAGWNQDPTHVIRFPLNGYCRLNSVQVLERLFQKGFSVAASCGGGVDSSQFSEYVLCREDRRSLSINTPIRIKQEPLD
- the LOC125005148 gene encoding BTB/POZ domain-containing protein kctd15 isoform X3 yields the protein MFKEGRSMSRLSLTRSPVSPLAAQGIPLPAQLTKANAPVHIDVGGHMYTSSLATLTKYPDSRISRLFNGTEPIVLDSLKQHYFIDRDGEIFRYILSFLRTSKLLLPDDFKDFHLLYEEARYYQLTPMIKELERWKQEREQRRMAQPCDCLVVRVTPDLGERIALSGEKVLIEEIFPETGDVMCNSVNAGWNQDPTHVIRFPLNGYCRLNSVQVLERLFQKGFSVAASCGGGVDSSQFSEYVLCREDRRSLSINTPIRIKQEPLD